In Colletotrichum higginsianum IMI 349063 chromosome 3, whole genome shotgun sequence, a genomic segment contains:
- a CDS encoding Pectinesterase, which produces MTRTLAPPLAKSDFGSKDNGNRTSRSFSDLPYELRSRIWRMHLERPRIVIIRGIVDGSGVEVSGNELGNVACNAHWYCENRSPALFRVCAESRREALSFFRIHLPMRSSEPDTHGYPYLNQRNPAWDRIYINPDWDLVLYQGASGTLTMPILASDLLAYDPLGEGVVHYGSNDWPKSIWHVNPDPGFGMATLDESFAFLKSFFLCTRSTSDMARPLGEGYVHAVVGEVGRAGMRDFGLHAVDWTPASRLVVRTPNNSMIRKALIFGKGVEQSIVNNLVTVEMTTRVQKPLAESLCSTTDGWVIRLAWQPPDRSISHVMHLTTGMVRPPDEVG; this is translated from the coding sequence TGCCCTACGAGCTGCGCTCCAGGATATGGCGCATGCATCTCGAACGCCCCCGCATTGTCATCATCAGGGGCATCGTGGACGGCTCGGGCGTCGAGGTGTCCGGCAATGAGCTGGGCAACGTCGCCTGCAACGCCCACTGGTACTGCGAGAACAGGAGCCCGGCGCTCTTTCGCGTGTGCGCCGAGTCACGCCGCGAGGCGCTGTCGTTCTTCAGGATTCATCTGCCCATGAGGTCATCAGAGCCCGACACCCACGGCTATCCTTATCTGAATCAGCGAAACCCGGCCTGGGACCGGATCTACATCAACCCTGACTGGGACCTCGTCCTGTACCAGGGCGCCTCCGGCACCCTGACAATGCCCATCCTTGCCAGCGACCTGCTCGCCTACGACCCCTTGGGCGAGGGGGTTGTTCACTACGGCTCCAACGACTGGCCCAAGAGCATCTGGCACGTCAATCCGGACCCCGGCTTTGGCATGGCCACCCTGGATGAGTCGTTTGCCTTTCTCAAAAGCTTCTTCTTGTGCACGCGATCCACGTCAGACATGGCCCGTCCGCTGGGCGAGGGCTACGTGCACGCCGTGGTGGGCGAGGTCGGCCGCGCTGGCATGCGTGACTTTGGCCTGCACGCCGTCGACTGGACGCCGGCTTCGCGCCTCGTCGTGCGCACCCCCAACAATAGCATGATCCGCAAGGCCCTGATCTTTGGCAAGGGAGTCGAGCAGTCCATCGTGAACAACCTCGTCACGGTCGAGATGACAACCCGCGTCCAAAAGCCACTGGCCGAGAGTCtctgctcgacgacggacggATGGGTCATCAGGCTGGCCTGGCAGCCGCCGGACCGCAGCATCTCCCATGTCATGCACCTGACCACGGGCATGGTGCGCCCGCCAGACGAGGTAGGATGA